A single region of the Desulfobacterales bacterium genome encodes:
- a CDS encoding rubrerythrin family protein, translating into MSQSEKNLKEAFAGESQANRKYLAFAKQAEKDGYLQAAKLFRAAAEAETVHAHAHLRTLGEVKSTADNLKGAISGETFEFKTMYPDMIKTAEAEGNKAALRSFTFANEVEKIHAKLYQNALDNLSSLPEADYYVCSVCGYTCENEAPDTCPVCSAKKKAFFKVD; encoded by the coding sequence ATGAGTCAGTCAGAAAAGAATTTAAAGGAAGCATTTGCCGGGGAGTCACAGGCCAACCGTAAGTATCTTGCGTTTGCAAAACAGGCTGAAAAAGATGGATATCTCCAGGCCGCCAAACTGTTCCGCGCTGCCGCGGAGGCGGAAACCGTACATGCCCATGCGCACCTGCGGACCCTGGGAGAGGTCAAAAGCACGGCCGACAATCTGAAAGGGGCCATCTCCGGTGAAACCTTTGAATTTAAAACCATGTATCCGGACATGATCAAAACAGCCGAAGCGGAAGGAAACAAGGCGGCCCTTCGCAGCTTCACCTTTGCCAATGAGGTTGAAAAAATCCATGCCAAATTATACCAGAATGCGTTGGACAACCTGAGTTCCCTGCCGGAAGCGGATTATTATGTCTGCTCGGTTTGCGGCTATACCTGCGAAAACGAAGCGCCCGATACCTGTCCGGTCTGCAGTGCCAAGAAAAAGGCGTTCTTCAAGGTGGATTAA
- a CDS encoding response regulator, with protein sequence MIIEKMSEGVVGINTDGRIIYANPSFFSLLALTGHEIYGSYFVDLFSGTDRIRVNKLIKKKEGKSHTISEESPLCLKEHLVTLDFLPFKEQGFSRIIVNDITERKRAEGELRREKENFRILVEESPLGTSFIEKNGRYKYINPRFTDIFGYTLADIPTGAEWFARAYPSQPYKDQVISDWVNDLKQARPGESRHRTYTVRCQDGSEKLILFRPTKLENGDQFVIYEDITEQNRLEAQLQQAQKMEAIGTLAGGIAHDFNNLMTAILGNASLMLSTTDSTHPNYNRLKTIENQVKSGTKLTEQLLGYARKGKYYVKAININRLLKDALDTFSRTRKEIRLNFELAEDLFSIEADEGQIEQVLLNLYVNAADAMPRGGDLYLKTKNITHREIKRKPFNPLPGKYVLMQFIDTGVGIDAETQKRIFDPFFTTKEMGRGTGLGLASVYGIIKGHGGYIDVESEVHQGTAFNIYLPASDKKIEKKAAATAKILVGGETILLVDDEEFVLKVNIEILQSFGYSVLAAKGGDEAIKIFRENKNIIDLIVLDMILPGMSGGEVFDKIKEINPDVKVLLSSGYSIDGQAEKILERGCDGFIQKPYKLKDLSLKIRTLLDKP encoded by the coding sequence ATGATAATAGAGAAAATGTCTGAAGGCGTCGTCGGCATTAATACTGATGGTAGAATTATTTACGCCAATCCATCGTTTTTTTCCCTGCTGGCCTTAACCGGGCATGAAATCTATGGCTCATATTTTGTAGACCTCTTCTCCGGTACGGACCGTATTCGGGTCAATAAACTCATCAAAAAAAAAGAGGGTAAATCACATACCATATCTGAAGAATCGCCGTTGTGTCTGAAAGAACATCTGGTGACTTTAGATTTTTTGCCTTTCAAGGAACAGGGCTTTTCAAGAATCATCGTTAATGACATCACCGAACGCAAACGAGCGGAAGGGGAGTTGCGGCGAGAGAAGGAAAATTTTCGTATCCTTGTGGAAGAATCTCCATTGGGAACATCATTCATTGAAAAAAACGGCCGTTACAAATACATTAACCCCAGATTCACCGATATATTCGGATATACACTGGCAGATATACCGACAGGTGCGGAATGGTTCGCCCGGGCGTATCCCTCTCAACCTTATAAGGATCAGGTAATTTCAGATTGGGTCAATGATCTTAAACAGGCAAGACCGGGGGAGTCCCGGCATCGAACCTATACCGTAAGATGTCAAGACGGATCCGAAAAGTTGATTCTCTTCAGGCCCACTAAACTGGAAAACGGCGACCAGTTTGTGATTTATGAAGACATCACCGAGCAAAACCGGCTCGAAGCGCAGCTCCAGCAGGCGCAGAAAATGGAAGCCATCGGCACACTGGCCGGTGGGATCGCCCATGATTTTAACAACCTGATGACGGCTATTCTTGGAAATGCGTCTTTAATGCTCTCAACAACCGATTCCACCCATCCGAACTATAATAGGCTCAAAACCATTGAAAATCAGGTTAAAAGCGGCACAAAACTCACCGAACAGCTTCTCGGATACGCCCGCAAGGGGAAGTACTACGTTAAAGCGATAAATATAAACCGGCTCTTGAAAGACGCCCTGGACACATTCAGCCGGACCCGAAAAGAGATCAGGCTTAACTTCGAACTTGCCGAGGACTTGTTTTCCATCGAAGCGGATGAAGGTCAGATCGAGCAGGTTCTGCTGAATTTGTATGTGAATGCGGCCGATGCCATGCCGCGAGGCGGCGACCTTTATTTAAAAACAAAGAATATTACCCATCGGGAAATAAAGCGTAAACCCTTTAACCCGTTGCCCGGCAAGTATGTCTTAATGCAATTTATCGATACCGGTGTGGGGATTGATGCGGAAACGCAAAAACGCATTTTCGACCCTTTTTTCACGACCAAGGAAATGGGCAGGGGTACAGGCCTTGGGCTGGCCTCAGTGTACGGCATCATCAAGGGACATGGCGGATACATTGATGTTGAATCCGAAGTGCACCAGGGAACGGCATTCAATATATACCTGCCCGCCTCGGACAAAAAGATTGAAAAAAAGGCGGCGGCAACAGCGAAAATCCTGGTAGGGGGCGAAACCATTCTGCTGGTAGATGATGAAGAATTCGTTTTGAAGGTGAATATTGAGATTCTTCAAAGTTTTGGCTATTCGGTACTTGCGGCCAAAGGCGGTGACGAGGCCATTAAAATTTTTAGAGAAAATAAAAATATAATTGATCTAATTGTCCTTGATATGATTCTGCCCGGCATGAGCGGCGGTGAAGTTTTTGATAAAATCAAGGAGATCAACCCGGACGTTAAGGTTCTTCTTTCAAGTGGATACAGTATTGATGGCCAAGCCGAGAAAATATTGGAACGAGGCTGTGATGGCTTTATCCAGAAGCCCTATAAGTTAAAGGACCTGTCACTAAAAATAAGAACGCTTTTAGACAAACCATAA
- a CDS encoding fused MFS/spermidine synthase, giving the protein MIPFIVFLSGCIIMSVEILGSRILAPHFGNDIFVWGSLIGVFLSGLTLGYWGGGKLADVIPDLRCFALLLFFPGLNLCLLPLYSDSINIWIFDRGYGLRIEPLLASVALFFPPTIFMGAVSPFAVKLQVKNINRLGSGVGNLYALSSLGSIFGTLLTSFYLITLLGVRKIIVAEGVLLLLMAGAAWGLHRRSKGTQSA; this is encoded by the coding sequence ATGATCCCATTTATTGTTTTTCTCTCCGGCTGTATCATCATGTCCGTTGAAATATTAGGAAGCCGCATCCTGGCCCCCCATTTTGGAAACGATATATTTGTCTGGGGCAGCCTGATCGGAGTTTTTCTAAGCGGGTTGACCCTGGGGTACTGGGGCGGCGGCAAGTTGGCGGATGTAATTCCCGATCTTCGCTGCTTCGCCCTGCTGCTGTTTTTTCCCGGATTGAACCTCTGCCTGCTGCCGCTTTACAGCGACTCCATAAATATCTGGATTTTCGACCGGGGATACGGCCTGCGCATTGAACCGCTGCTGGCTTCCGTTGCACTTTTTTTTCCACCGACCATTTTCATGGGGGCCGTCAGTCCGTTTGCTGTAAAATTGCAGGTAAAGAATATCAACCGGTTGGGCAGCGGGGTCGGCAACCTGTATGCCCTCTCTTCACTCGGCAGTATCTTTGGAACCCTGTTGACCTCATTTTATCTGATTACCCTGCTCGGGGTTCGTAAAATCATTGTTGCCGAAGGCGTGCTTTTACTTCTCATGGCAGGGGCGGCCTGGGGCCTTCATCGGCGATCAAAGGGGACGCAGTCTGCATAA
- a CDS encoding fused MFS/spermidine synthase — translation MRKWTRFYTKGIHYTTTSTFPRRTDRYLSFNRARGSQSVVNMNDPYELKFAYTQAAFAVPAFLEQMPGRILIIGLGGGTIPRVMAKYYPDIPIDVVEIDPDVITIARRFFLFEPTQMMKVISMDGRRFLRSSRDRYDIIFLDAYDDQSIPFHLTTKEFFEIVKQRLTPTGVVAANVWGPRTDGFYLSELKTYQQVFPHVYVIDCITSSSYIFIAHSHNRVMTKPILQERIPAFQKWFGFNFQLMPYADTFEDVTATPLDAKVLLDDFAPVEILRSRKALF, via the coding sequence GTGCGGAAATGGACAAGGTTCTATACGAAGGGGATTCATTATACCACCACATCCACGTTTCCGAGGCGGACGGACCGCTATCTTTCCTTTAACCGCGCCCGCGGCAGCCAGAGCGTGGTCAATATGAATGACCCCTATGAACTGAAGTTTGCTTACACCCAGGCAGCCTTTGCCGTGCCCGCCTTTCTGGAGCAAATGCCCGGGAGAATCCTTATCATTGGGTTGGGCGGCGGGACAATCCCAAGGGTGATGGCAAAATATTATCCCGACATCCCCATCGATGTCGTTGAGATCGATCCGGACGTTATCACGATTGCCAGACGGTTTTTTTTATTTGAACCCACCCAGATGATGAAGGTGATATCCATGGACGGCCGCCGCTTTCTGCGCAGCAGCCGGGACCGTTATGACATCATTTTTCTGGACGCTTATGACGATCAGTCCATCCCTTTTCATCTCACCACCAAAGAGTTTTTTGAGATTGTCAAACAGCGCTTGACGCCCACCGGCGTAGTCGCTGCAAACGTCTGGGGGCCGCGAACCGATGGGTTCTATCTCTCCGAACTCAAAACCTATCAGCAAGTCTTTCCCCATGTTTATGTGATCGACTGCATCACCTCCAGCAGCTATATTTTCATTGCGCATTCCCACAACAGGGTGATGACCAAGCCTATTTTGCAGGAACGCATACCGGCTTTTCAAAAATGGTTTGGATTTAACTTTCAATTGATGCCCTATGCCGACACTTTTGAAGATGTGACCGCTACCCCGCTTGACGCGAAAGTGCTCCTTGATGATTTTGCACCTGTTGAAATTTTACGTTCAAGAAAGGCCTTATTCTAA